Proteins co-encoded in one Hyalangium ruber genomic window:
- a CDS encoding protein kinase domain-containing protein: MNKSPAGTENGFPQPPTAGNPGPNNLDERTQAADVDALFSPNTANPSLRFDAEHSRPPTGENSQHSVSQHPSSPPSGSSWSQHPSGNSWSQHPSGSTNQNTQNVAPGTLPAVGTRIQHYELIRQLGSGGMGTVFLARDTRLGRRVAIKFLHSDNPEVTKRFILEARATARCSHENIVIIYEVGEHNGSPFMVLEYLQGHPLNKLISGQRVPAARAVEIMVPVVRALATAHELGIVHRDLKPDNIVVTDSGSIKVLDFGIAKVLQDPEHPPEQESELSASALAAQASAAGGTSGEDLSNLTRRGAIMGTMPYMSPEQWRGGNKVDHRTDIWAVGIMLFRMITGKHPLDPLRGPQLVVTAHLNEPMPRLRDMMPDVPAALADVVDRCLLKHKDQRWPDAVSLLKALEPFLPGRFTRELRVDESPYAGLSSFQENDADRFFGRSKEIAALVHRIQSQPLVAVVGPSGAGKSSFVRAGLVPVLKRSGVAWESIVIRPGRHPLAALASIVGPLVNSSTTIEQDIQAQQKLIDRLHAEPGYVGSVLRSRARREKRRILLFIDQFEELYTLVPDAKERRAFTACLSGIADDATAPMRVVLSIRSDFLDRVPEDERFMAELNSGLFFLNTPGREGLRDALVQPAEMAGYQFESPAIVDDMLQHLESTQGALPLLQFAATQLWEGRNATHKLLTVDRYNAMGGIAGALATHADSVLNELPSQAGPLARQVLLRLVTPERTRAIVSMDELRELTKDGNEIQLLIDYLVQARLLVVQTAGGSTGALVEIVHESLIHSWPTLRRWLDEGQEDAAFMEQLRNAARQWTANGQDSDLLWRGEVVEEAQRFQRRYRGELPQQQRAFLDAVFAQAQKATRRRRALLLGSTVFLVGLVAASAVALVVIRNAQREAERQAVVAKVSANQARGAEAVARKAEAQAKQRLAEVQAKELERQRAQQEAETANAQVAITNSELQGKNEELMLALRRAKFAQWRAKNEKKNAEQNATTARQAQQDAIRAAKQLQDLLSREQERVQRLQSQLGSPIIDDLK; encoded by the coding sequence ATGAACAAGAGTCCAGCGGGCACCGAGAACGGCTTTCCTCAGCCTCCCACGGCGGGAAACCCCGGGCCCAACAATCTGGATGAGCGCACCCAGGCGGCGGACGTCGACGCCCTCTTCTCGCCCAACACCGCCAACCCTTCGCTGCGCTTCGACGCGGAGCACTCGCGCCCGCCCACCGGTGAGAACAGCCAGCACTCGGTGAGTCAGCACCCCTCCAGTCCGCCCTCGGGCAGTTCCTGGAGCCAGCACCCCTCGGGCAACTCCTGGAGCCAGCACCCCTCGGGCTCCACGAATCAGAATACGCAGAACGTCGCGCCCGGCACCCTGCCCGCCGTTGGCACCCGCATCCAGCACTACGAGCTCATCCGCCAGCTCGGCAGCGGCGGCATGGGCACCGTGTTCCTCGCCCGCGACACCCGGCTCGGCCGCCGCGTCGCCATCAAGTTCCTCCACTCCGACAACCCCGAGGTCACCAAGCGTTTCATCCTCGAGGCCCGCGCCACCGCGCGCTGCAGCCACGAGAACATCGTCATCATCTATGAGGTGGGCGAGCACAACGGCAGCCCCTTCATGGTGCTCGAGTACCTGCAGGGCCACCCCCTCAACAAGCTCATCTCCGGCCAGCGCGTGCCCGCCGCTCGCGCCGTGGAGATCATGGTCCCCGTGGTGCGCGCCCTCGCCACCGCGCACGAGCTGGGCATCGTCCACCGCGACCTCAAGCCCGACAACATCGTCGTCACCGACTCCGGCTCCATCAAGGTGCTCGACTTTGGCATCGCCAAGGTGCTCCAGGATCCCGAGCACCCGCCCGAGCAGGAGAGCGAGCTGTCCGCCAGCGCGCTCGCGGCCCAGGCATCGGCTGCCGGCGGCACCTCGGGCGAGGACCTGTCCAACCTCACCCGGCGCGGCGCCATCATGGGCACCATGCCGTACATGTCGCCCGAGCAATGGCGCGGCGGCAACAAGGTGGACCACCGCACCGACATCTGGGCCGTGGGCATCATGTTGTTCCGGATGATCACCGGGAAGCACCCGCTGGATCCGCTCCGCGGGCCGCAGCTCGTCGTCACCGCGCACCTCAACGAGCCCATGCCGCGCCTGCGCGACATGATGCCGGATGTACCCGCCGCGCTGGCCGACGTCGTCGATCGCTGCCTGCTCAAGCACAAGGATCAGCGCTGGCCGGACGCCGTCTCGCTGCTCAAGGCGCTGGAGCCCTTCCTCCCCGGCCGCTTCACCCGCGAGTTGCGCGTCGATGAGAGCCCCTATGCGGGCCTGTCCTCCTTCCAGGAGAACGACGCGGACCGCTTCTTCGGCCGCTCCAAGGAAATCGCCGCCCTGGTGCATCGCATCCAGAGCCAGCCGCTGGTGGCCGTGGTGGGCCCCTCCGGCGCCGGTAAGTCCTCGTTCGTTCGCGCCGGTCTGGTGCCGGTGCTCAAGCGCTCGGGCGTGGCCTGGGAGTCCATCGTCATCCGCCCCGGCCGCCACCCGCTGGCCGCCCTGGCCAGCATCGTCGGCCCCCTGGTGAACTCCTCGACGACCATCGAGCAGGACATCCAGGCCCAGCAGAAGCTCATCGACCGGCTCCACGCCGAGCCCGGCTACGTGGGCTCCGTTCTGCGCAGCCGCGCCCGCCGCGAGAAGCGCCGCATCCTGCTCTTCATCGACCAGTTCGAGGAGCTCTACACGCTGGTGCCCGACGCCAAGGAGCGCCGGGCCTTCACCGCGTGCCTGTCCGGCATCGCCGACGACGCCACCGCGCCCATGCGCGTGGTGCTCTCCATCCGCTCCGACTTCCTGGACCGAGTGCCCGAGGACGAGCGCTTCATGGCCGAGCTGAACTCGGGCCTGTTCTTCCTCAACACCCCGGGCCGCGAGGGCCTGCGAGACGCGCTCGTGCAGCCGGCGGAGATGGCCGGCTACCAGTTCGAGTCGCCCGCCATCGTGGACGACATGCTCCAGCACCTGGAGTCCACCCAGGGCGCGCTGCCGCTGCTCCAGTTCGCCGCCACCCAGCTCTGGGAGGGGCGCAACGCCACCCACAAGCTGCTCACCGTGGACCGCTACAACGCCATGGGCGGCATCGCCGGCGCCCTGGCCACCCACGCCGACAGCGTGCTCAACGAGCTGCCCTCCCAGGCGGGCCCCCTGGCGCGGCAGGTGCTCCTGCGGCTGGTGACGCCCGAGCGCACCCGCGCCATCGTCTCCATGGACGAGCTGCGTGAACTGACCAAGGACGGCAACGAGATCCAGCTGCTCATCGACTACCTCGTCCAGGCGCGCCTGTTGGTGGTGCAGACGGCGGGCGGCTCCACGGGCGCGCTCGTGGAGATCGTCCACGAGTCGCTCATCCACAGCTGGCCCACGCTGCGGCGCTGGCTGGACGAGGGCCAGGAGGACGCGGCCTTCATGGAGCAGCTGCGCAACGCCGCGCGCCAGTGGACCGCCAACGGCCAGGACAGCGATCTGCTCTGGCGGGGCGAGGTGGTGGAGGAGGCCCAGCGCTTCCAGCGCCGCTACCGAGGGGAGCTGCCCCAGCAGCAGCGCGCCTTCCTCGACGCCGTCTTCGCCCAGGCACAGAAGGCCACGCGCCGCAGGCGGGCGCTGCTCCTCGGCTCAACGGTGTTCCTGGTGGGCCTGGTGGCCGCCTCCGCCGTGGCGCTGGTGGTCATCCGCAACGCACAGCGCGAGGCCGAGCGCCAGGCGGTGGTGGCAAAGGTCTCCGCCAACCAGGCGCGCGGGGCCGAGGCCGTGGCGCGCAAGGCCGAGGCGCAGGCCAAGCAGCGTCTGGCCGAGGTGCAAGCCAAGGAGCTGGAGCGCCAGCGGGCCCAGCAGGAGGCCGAGACGGCCAACGCCCAGGTGGCCATCACCAACAGCGAGCTCCAGGGCAAGAACGAGGAGCTGATGCTGGCGCTGCGCCGCGCGAAGTTCGCCCAGTGGCGCGCCAAGAACGAGAAGAAGAACGCCGAGCAGAACGCGACGACCGCGCGCCAGGCCCAGCAGGACGCCATCCGCGCCGCGAAGCAGCTCCAGGACCTGCTCAGCCGCGAGCAGGAGCGCGTCCAGCGCCTGCAGTCGCAGCTGGGCAGCCCGATCATCGACGATTTGAAGTAG
- a CDS encoding DUF1501 domain-containing protein, with translation MSDDTKKPYKLGRRGLLKGLGAGAAALGFPTLWLPRTAYAQTSPRGSVEHLIYIRLGGGFRFTTAFNADVAEEFNPFGRSSERAPGTEWGVGELIGRASWLEGEEGTARVDLGMEKVTAFTNEICVLPCVDHEPFSARADGNHGTGLERFLTGYVGGTTSFLTFLNYGMREKVAQEAAQGRTVLPAFSLGEAGMTLGAGIYAGYRPPVLDGGGFERFGFDPDSNLPEWATTLAGKQDMRLRDRLHPALRNSVEAYQQTREATRAYGRIFRDPLLRVNANSPDEADGISNRDLVSMFGDDGVGRNVALALRLFHFGCPAVFLNQGFYDFHSNEEEGLSAEIDQANRLLSGLRAALKRMQHPKGGSYWDKTLVVMGSEFGRTGNGNRFNSANGSDHSSDFATRWMSMPMMGGVISALGKGGKMLGGVRSSDLKGTGQVYSYRSVLKTMLDLLGADHSTVFPADNPIQDIFT, from the coding sequence ATGTCCGACGACACGAAGAAGCCATACAAGCTGGGTCGCCGCGGGTTGCTCAAGGGACTGGGGGCGGGTGCCGCCGCCCTGGGCTTCCCGACCCTGTGGTTGCCGCGCACCGCCTACGCGCAGACGTCTCCGCGAGGCAGTGTGGAGCACCTCATCTACATCCGCCTGGGAGGCGGCTTCCGCTTCACCACCGCCTTCAACGCGGACGTGGCCGAGGAGTTCAACCCCTTCGGCCGCTCGTCCGAGCGCGCTCCGGGCACGGAGTGGGGCGTGGGCGAGCTGATAGGGCGCGCCAGCTGGCTGGAGGGCGAGGAGGGCACGGCCCGGGTCGACCTGGGCATGGAGAAGGTGACGGCCTTCACCAATGAGATCTGCGTGCTGCCGTGCGTGGACCACGAGCCCTTCTCCGCGCGCGCCGACGGCAACCACGGCACGGGGCTGGAGCGCTTCCTCACCGGCTACGTGGGTGGCACCACCAGCTTCCTGACCTTCCTCAACTACGGCATGCGGGAGAAGGTGGCGCAGGAGGCGGCCCAGGGCAGGACGGTGCTGCCGGCCTTCAGTCTGGGCGAGGCGGGCATGACGCTGGGCGCCGGCATCTACGCGGGCTATCGGCCCCCGGTGCTGGACGGCGGCGGCTTCGAGCGGTTCGGCTTCGACCCGGACTCGAACCTGCCGGAGTGGGCCACCACCCTCGCGGGCAAGCAGGACATGCGCCTGCGAGACCGGCTGCACCCGGCGCTGCGCAACAGCGTGGAGGCCTACCAGCAGACGCGCGAGGCCACGCGCGCCTACGGCCGCATCTTCCGTGACCCCCTCCTTCGGGTGAACGCCAACTCCCCCGACGAGGCGGACGGCATCAGCAACCGGGACCTGGTGTCCATGTTTGGAGATGACGGGGTGGGCCGCAACGTCGCGCTCGCCCTGCGCCTGTTCCACTTCGGCTGCCCGGCCGTCTTCCTCAACCAGGGCTTCTACGACTTCCACTCCAACGAGGAGGAGGGCCTGTCGGCGGAGATCGACCAGGCCAACCGCCTGCTGAGCGGCCTGCGCGCGGCGCTCAAGCGCATGCAGCACCCCAAGGGCGGCTCCTACTGGGACAAGACGCTGGTGGTGATGGGCAGCGAGTTCGGCCGGACTGGCAACGGCAACCGGTTCAACTCCGCCAACGGCAGCGACCACTCCAGCGACTTCGCCACACGGTGGATGTCCATGCCGATGATGGGCGGCGTCATCTCCGCGCTGGGCAAGGGCGGCAAGATGCTGGGCGGGGTGCGCTCCTCGGACCTCAAGGGCACGGGCCAGGTGTACTCCTACCGCTCGGTGCTCAAGACGATGCTGGACCTGCTGGGCGCCGACCACAGCACGGTCTTCCCCGCCGACAACCCCATCCAGGACATCTTCACATGA
- a CDS encoding epimerase, translating into MCTSRRHFLQYSLSAASLLALGPQALAGPAKNKKKILVLGGTGFLGPAFVTAAQARGHTLTLFNRGKTRPDWFPETEKLRGDRDPKKDEGLKALEGRKFDAVLDTSGYYPRMVQASAELLAPHVQQYIYISSISAYASDQTPREDESAPTAKLADPTVETMGTNYENFGGLKRLCEEAAEKALPGRVANIRPGYIVGPLDGSDRFTYWPVRFDKGGQMLAPGTPEDPIQVIDVRDLAEWLVKVVEDNTTGIFNATGPEKPWNMGGVLATCKKVTGKDTKLTWVPAEFLAKHGESGDGSIPIWMPPTGKTAGAHLRSNAKAVKAGLKFRPTSVTVKDTLKYFKELPEERRNKPRAGLTPEREAELLALWAKEQPEATKKKGP; encoded by the coding sequence ATGTGTACTTCCCGCAGGCACTTCCTGCAGTACTCGCTGAGCGCGGCCTCTCTGTTGGCGCTGGGTCCCCAGGCCCTGGCGGGCCCCGCGAAGAACAAGAAGAAGATCCTCGTCCTCGGAGGCACCGGCTTCCTGGGCCCGGCCTTCGTCACCGCCGCGCAGGCCCGTGGGCACACGCTGACGCTCTTCAACCGCGGTAAGACGCGGCCCGACTGGTTCCCCGAGACGGAGAAGCTGCGCGGGGACCGGGACCCCAAGAAGGACGAGGGCCTCAAGGCCCTGGAGGGCCGCAAGTTCGACGCCGTGCTCGACACCTCGGGCTACTACCCGCGCATGGTGCAGGCCTCCGCGGAGCTGCTGGCACCCCACGTCCAGCAGTACATCTACATCTCCAGCATCTCCGCCTACGCCAGCGACCAGACGCCGCGTGAGGACGAGAGCGCTCCCACCGCGAAGCTGGCGGACCCCACGGTGGAGACGATGGGCACCAACTACGAGAACTTCGGCGGGCTGAAGCGGCTGTGCGAGGAGGCCGCGGAGAAGGCCCTGCCGGGCCGCGTCGCCAACATCCGCCCGGGCTACATCGTCGGCCCGCTGGATGGCTCGGACCGCTTCACCTACTGGCCAGTGCGCTTCGACAAGGGCGGGCAGATGCTCGCACCGGGCACTCCGGAGGACCCCATCCAGGTCATCGATGTGCGGGACCTGGCCGAGTGGCTGGTGAAGGTGGTGGAGGACAACACCACCGGCATCTTCAACGCCACGGGCCCGGAGAAGCCGTGGAACATGGGCGGGGTGCTGGCCACGTGCAAGAAGGTGACGGGCAAGGACACGAAGCTCACCTGGGTGCCCGCGGAATTCCTGGCGAAGCACGGGGAGAGCGGGGACGGGAGCATCCCCATCTGGATGCCGCCCACGGGCAAGACGGCGGGCGCGCACCTGCGCTCCAACGCCAAGGCGGTGAAGGCGGGGCTGAAGTTCCGCCCCACCTCCGTCACCGTGAAGGACACGCTCAAGTACTTCAAGGAGCTGCCCGAGGAGCGCCGCAACAAGCCGCGCGCCGGGCTCACGCCGGAGCGGGAGGCGGAGCTGCTGGCGCTCTGGGCGAAAGAGCAGCCCGAGGCGACGAAGAAGAAAGGTCCGTAA
- a CDS encoding DUF4215 domain-containing protein encodes MNHETACVKRHPSSLVLLLVVLGSSLLACFEPSGAVCPRSGRICAVACAANGEVCISDSCGDGVVQADKGEICDDGNLDSDDACSSTCKSDETCGNGVTDRYKGEACDDGNQIDGDGCSADCRSGETCGNGFLDSSEQCDDGNTSSDDDCLSNCLVALCGDGFVNLRGSRREACDYGDSSTACNLNCTLPRCGDGVVTASAGEECDNGTQENSATCDVDCTTPYCGDGRINPARGEDCDDGNPSDSGACLSTCKVARCGDGYVNAASEACDDGNNTTETQCPYGVQSCSNFCNADCTAQLPLRGPYCGDNNHDPGEACDDGNNVTERRCPPGTLECQLCNADCSQRLNLQGSVCGNRIVEDGEACDDGNADSCGSCNATCTEARNPTHAQGHILAIGPGGLHDGETFSISDGLHPPVIFEFDKDGSTFSGHTPVDLSGLATYLGVADRIIEAIDTLNGSPDDPSEEASLAISAERERNSPKVLLEHLHPGGFGNQRITESVVNSIFDIKGMSGGMPNDCPENMGCKQDADCALGFVCGSNYRCKDD; translated from the coding sequence ATGAACCATGAAACCGCGTGTGTGAAGCGGCACCCGTCCTCCCTGGTGCTGCTCCTGGTCGTGCTTGGCTCGTCGCTCCTGGCCTGCTTCGAGCCCAGTGGAGCTGTCTGCCCGCGCTCGGGCCGCATCTGCGCCGTGGCGTGCGCCGCCAACGGCGAGGTGTGCATCTCGGACTCGTGCGGAGACGGCGTCGTCCAGGCCGATAAAGGCGAGATCTGCGACGACGGCAACCTCGACTCCGACGACGCCTGTAGCAGTACCTGCAAGTCGGACGAGACCTGCGGCAACGGCGTCACGGACCGGTACAAGGGCGAGGCCTGCGATGACGGCAACCAGATCGACGGAGATGGGTGCAGCGCGGACTGCCGCTCCGGAGAGACCTGCGGCAACGGCTTCCTGGACTCGAGCGAGCAGTGTGACGACGGCAACACGAGCAGCGATGACGACTGCCTCAGCAACTGCTTGGTGGCTCTCTGCGGAGATGGTTTCGTCAACCTCAGGGGCTCGAGAAGAGAAGCGTGTGACTACGGTGACTCATCGACTGCTTGTAACCTCAATTGCACGCTCCCACGCTGCGGCGATGGCGTCGTGACCGCCAGCGCGGGCGAAGAATGTGACAACGGCACCCAGGAAAACTCCGCCACGTGCGACGTGGACTGCACCACTCCCTATTGTGGAGACGGGCGCATCAACCCCGCCCGTGGAGAGGATTGCGACGATGGCAATCCGAGCGACAGCGGCGCCTGCCTCAGCACCTGCAAGGTAGCGCGATGCGGAGATGGCTACGTCAACGCTGCATCCGAAGCCTGCGACGATGGAAATAACACCACGGAAACCCAGTGTCCTTACGGCGTTCAGTCCTGCAGCAATTTCTGCAACGCGGACTGCACGGCGCAACTGCCGCTCCGCGGGCCCTATTGCGGCGACAACAACCATGACCCTGGAGAGGCTTGCGACGATGGCAACAACGTCACCGAAAGACGGTGTCCTCCGGGTACCCTGGAGTGCCAACTCTGCAATGCAGACTGCTCGCAGCGCCTGAATCTCCAAGGCTCCGTCTGTGGCAATCGCATCGTGGAGGATGGAGAAGCTTGCGACGATGGCAACGCCGATTCTTGTGGTTCATGCAACGCGACTTGCACAGAAGCACGGAATCCGACCCACGCCCAGGGCCACATCCTCGCTATCGGCCCAGGCGGCCTGCATGATGGGGAAACCTTCTCCATCAGTGATGGGCTTCATCCGCCTGTTATTTTCGAGTTCGACAAAGACGGCAGCACATTTTCCGGGCATACGCCCGTAGACCTCTCTGGACTCGCGACCTACTTGGGCGTGGCGGATCGCATCATTGAAGCCATTGATACCCTCAATGGTTCACCCGATGATCCATCGGAAGAAGCCTCCCTCGCCATCTCCGCGGAGAGAGAGAGAAACAGCCCCAAGGTACTCCTTGAGCATCTCCACCCCGGTGGTTTCGGTAACCAACGCATCACGGAGTCCGTCGTGAACTCCATCTTCGACATCAAAGGGATGTCCGGGGGAATGCCGAACGACTGCCCGGAAAACATGGGGTGCAAGCAGGATGCGGACTGCGCGTTGGGGTTCGTGTGTGGCTCGAACTACCGGTGCAAGGACGACTGA
- a CDS encoding DUF4215 domain-containing protein, whose amino-acid sequence MRRDTPRSHFRGQIPLLVVALLTLPLLACFEPESVTCPSGVVCPPGQSCAASQSVCIKDACGNGLVDNGEACDDGNLQDRDGCSATCVSNETCGNRVVDTTLGEVCDDGNTNDGDGCSFDCRSTELCGNNIIDRSVGEKCDDGNQRSGDGCSSDCQSSEFCGNRYVDTARGEKCDDGNNDSGDGCSGDCRSEEDCGNRIVDTAAGEKCDDGNNLSGDGCASDCLSDESCGNNIVDTAAGERCDDGNTADGDGCSSDCRSGEGCGNGQRDLEEECDDGNTNNEDDCLNLCLFARCGDGATDRQPPRVEECDTAGESATCNANCTRRRCGDGVVNSSAGEQCDNLGGGSTADCDADCTIAFCGDGFTNAARNEQCDTRGNSTTCDSDCTQALCGDGFINAAANEQCDTSGESVFCDSDCTRPSCGDGVQNQQANELCDDGNSNNSDNCLTTCQPSACGDGFIDGQEPGLEACDDGNTASESACPYGTPNCSACNATCTSSLTLTGAYCGDSAQNGPEACDDGNTVSENACPYGTRNCTGCNASCTGVLNLTGPYCGDNLMTDAEACDDGNTTTENACPYGTPSCVRCDATCGASLNLTGAYCGDSAQNGPEACDDGNTTNETSCPYGTPNCFGCNATCSGLLTLAGPHCGDNLITNGEVCDDGNTISETACAYGLQSCVRCNATCTAELPLTGPYCGDGAQTDSEACDDGNTANETSCDYGTPSCTGCNAACTAVLPLTGAYCGDSLVSNGEVCDDGNAITETQCPYGTPNCVRCNANCSVPLPLSGPFCGDGIPNGSEVCDDGNTDVCGTCTSTCSRIRLAKATGNITSVAKSSLSGETFSLSDGINPTVIFEFDANGSVSNGHVRVNIAPVNTAAEVATVIASAINGVGTNLELSAQSSGINVTLTHDRFGSVGNQPITETVRASGFVVTGMANGGGFDCGEGMGCTRNEDCDTEFVCRPDKTCGLPLPPSDGGVPDPDGGTPDAGASDAGTVDAGTPDAGSEEPDGGTTPEDGGTSDGGETSEDGGALRRWRN is encoded by the coding sequence ATGAGACGAGACACCCCCCGCTCCCACTTCCGCGGTCAGATTCCCCTGCTGGTGGTGGCGCTGCTGACCCTTCCGCTGCTCGCCTGCTTCGAGCCCGAGAGCGTCACCTGCCCCTCGGGGGTGGTGTGCCCTCCCGGGCAGTCCTGTGCCGCCAGCCAGTCGGTGTGCATCAAGGACGCCTGCGGCAACGGCCTCGTCGACAACGGCGAGGCATGTGACGACGGCAACCTGCAGGACCGCGACGGGTGTAGCGCCACCTGCGTCTCGAACGAGACGTGCGGCAACCGCGTGGTCGACACCACGCTCGGCGAGGTCTGCGACGACGGCAACACCAACGACGGCGACGGGTGCAGCTTCGACTGCCGCTCCACGGAGCTGTGCGGCAACAACATCATCGACCGCTCGGTGGGTGAGAAGTGTGACGACGGCAACCAGCGCTCCGGCGACGGGTGCAGCTCCGACTGCCAGTCGTCCGAGTTCTGCGGCAACCGCTACGTGGACACCGCCCGGGGTGAGAAGTGCGACGACGGCAACAACGACAGCGGCGATGGGTGCAGCGGTGACTGCCGCTCCGAGGAGGACTGCGGCAACCGCATCGTGGACACCGCCGCGGGCGAGAAGTGCGACGACGGCAACAACCTGAGCGGTGACGGGTGCGCCAGCGACTGCCTCTCGGACGAGTCGTGCGGCAACAACATCGTGGACACCGCCGCGGGCGAGCGGTGCGACGACGGCAACACGGCCGATGGCGACGGCTGCAGCTCCGACTGCCGCTCGGGCGAGGGCTGCGGCAACGGCCAGCGGGACCTCGAGGAGGAGTGCGACGACGGCAACACCAACAACGAGGACGACTGCCTGAACCTGTGCCTGTTCGCCCGGTGCGGTGACGGGGCCACGGACCGGCAGCCGCCGCGCGTCGAGGAGTGTGACACCGCGGGCGAGTCCGCCACCTGCAACGCCAACTGCACGCGGCGCCGCTGCGGCGATGGCGTCGTCAACAGCAGCGCTGGCGAGCAGTGCGACAACCTGGGAGGCGGCAGCACCGCGGACTGCGACGCGGACTGCACCATCGCCTTCTGCGGCGACGGCTTCACCAACGCCGCGCGCAACGAGCAGTGCGACACGCGGGGCAACTCGACCACCTGCGACTCCGACTGCACCCAGGCCCTGTGTGGCGACGGCTTCATCAACGCGGCGGCCAACGAGCAGTGCGACACCTCGGGCGAGTCGGTCTTCTGCGACTCCGACTGCACCCGCCCCAGCTGTGGTGACGGCGTGCAGAACCAGCAGGCGAACGAGCTGTGCGACGACGGCAACAGCAACAACAGCGACAACTGCCTCACCACCTGCCAGCCCAGCGCCTGCGGTGATGGCTTCATCGATGGGCAGGAGCCCGGCCTCGAGGCGTGCGATGACGGCAACACCGCCAGCGAGAGTGCCTGCCCCTACGGTACGCCCAACTGCTCCGCCTGCAACGCCACCTGCACCAGCTCGCTGACCCTCACCGGCGCCTACTGCGGCGACTCCGCCCAGAACGGCCCCGAGGCCTGCGACGACGGCAACACCGTCTCCGAGAACGCCTGCCCCTACGGCACGCGCAACTGCACGGGCTGCAACGCCTCCTGCACCGGCGTGCTGAACCTCACCGGCCCCTACTGCGGCGACAACCTCATGACGGACGCCGAGGCGTGCGACGACGGCAACACCACCACGGAGAACGCCTGCCCCTACGGCACGCCGAGCTGCGTGCGCTGCGATGCCACCTGCGGCGCCTCGCTGAACCTCACCGGCGCCTACTGCGGCGACTCGGCCCAGAACGGCCCCGAGGCCTGCGACGACGGCAACACCACCAATGAAACCTCGTGCCCCTACGGCACTCCCAACTGCTTCGGCTGCAACGCCACCTGCTCCGGCCTGTTGACCCTGGCCGGCCCCCACTGCGGTGACAACCTCATCACCAACGGCGAGGTGTGCGACGACGGCAACACGATCAGCGAGACCGCCTGCGCCTACGGCCTGCAGAGCTGCGTGCGCTGCAACGCCACCTGCACCGCCGAACTGCCCCTGACTGGCCCCTATTGCGGCGATGGCGCGCAGACGGACAGCGAGGCGTGTGACGACGGCAACACGGCCAATGAGACCTCGTGCGACTACGGCACGCCCAGCTGCACGGGCTGCAACGCCGCCTGCACCGCCGTGCTGCCCCTCACCGGCGCCTACTGCGGCGACAGCCTCGTCAGCAACGGCGAGGTCTGCGACGACGGCAACGCCATCACGGAGACCCAGTGCCCCTACGGCACGCCCAACTGCGTGCGCTGCAATGCCAACTGCAGCGTGCCCCTGCCCCTCTCCGGCCCCTTCTGCGGAGATGGCATCCCCAACGGCAGCGAGGTGTGTGACGACGGCAACACCGACGTCTGCGGCACCTGTACCTCCACGTGCTCGCGCATCCGGCTCGCGAAGGCCACCGGCAACATCACCTCCGTGGCGAAGTCGAGCCTCAGCGGCGAGACGTTCTCCCTCAGCGACGGCATCAACCCCACCGTCATCTTCGAGTTCGATGCCAACGGCTCGGTCTCCAACGGCCACGTCCGCGTCAACATCGCCCCCGTCAACACCGCCGCCGAGGTGGCGACGGTCATCGCCAGCGCCATCAACGGAGTGGGCACCAACCTGGAGCTCTCGGCTCAGTCCTCCGGCATCAACGTGACCCTCACGCATGACCGGTTCGGCTCGGTGGGCAACCAGCCCATCACCGAGACGGTCCGCGCCAGCGGCTTCGTGGTGACGGGAATGGCCAACGGCGGCGGCTTCGACTGCGGCGAGGGCATGGGCTGCACTCGCAACGAGGACTGCGACACCGAGTTCGTCTGTCGGCCGGACAAGACCTGCGGCCTCCCCCTGCCCCCGAGCGACGGCGGCGTGCCGGACCCGGACGGCGGCACCCCGGACGCTGGCGCTTCGGACGCGGGCACGGTGGACGCGGGCACCCCGGACGCGGGCTCGGAGGAGCCCGACGGTGGGACGACTCCGGAGGACGGAGGCACCTCCGACGGAGGCGAAACTTCGGAGGACGGGGGCGCCCTGAGGCGCTGGCGGAACTGA
- a CDS encoding PEGA domain-containing protein, which produces MRYGQLWVALVAVLGVTNTGCGIIGWGISGKSELQSYTLSRTQEVEVSSIPMGATIYVDGAEAGVTPKSILAPVTQVRHIRQQSVVPGLIGLGLDILGLGAGTAACLEADSSGCLVASTGIGVGIILVGTYLVFGRSTSEDTLDVMPTVIDITLNHPDFQEQTRRIRVPDLTEVEFKLKPVPTQQPTSPDAPTLGP; this is translated from the coding sequence ATGCGTTACGGGCAGCTATGGGTTGCGCTGGTGGCGGTGCTGGGCGTCACGAACACGGGGTGCGGCATCATCGGCTGGGGCATCTCCGGCAAGTCCGAGCTGCAGAGCTACACCCTGTCCCGGACCCAGGAGGTGGAGGTGAGCTCCATCCCCATGGGAGCCACCATCTACGTGGATGGCGCGGAGGCGGGAGTGACGCCCAAGTCCATCCTCGCCCCGGTGACGCAGGTCCGTCACATTCGCCAGCAGAGCGTGGTACCCGGCCTCATCGGGCTGGGGCTGGACATCCTGGGCCTGGGGGCGGGCACCGCTGCCTGCCTCGAAGCAGACTCCTCCGGGTGCCTCGTGGCCAGCACCGGCATCGGCGTGGGAATCATCCTGGTGGGCACCTATCTGGTCTTCGGGCGCTCCACGAGCGAGGACACGCTGGACGTGATGCCCACGGTCATCGACATCACCTTGAACCACCCCGATTTCCAGGAGCAGACGCGCCGCATCCGCGTCCCGGATCTCACCGAGGTGGAGTTCAAGCTGAAGCCCGTGCCGACTCAGCAGCCCACCTCGCCCGACGCGCCGACCCTCGGTCCTTGA